From Zingiber officinale cultivar Zhangliang chromosome 5B, Zo_v1.1, whole genome shotgun sequence, the proteins below share one genomic window:
- the LOC121986773 gene encoding LOB domain-containing protein 24-like, with product MSNYTRCAACRYLRRRCCEDCTLAPFFPSTNPTRFAHVHRIFGASNVSRMLQQIPEEQRSEAADAIALEAFWRVQDPVYGSAGVISALQTEISGAQRELAETQARVAVYAARARSANAQVSADEERLGDGAGAGVYLPSNHP from the exons ATGTCGAACTATACTCGGTGCGCCGCTTGCAGGTATCTTCGGAGGCGATGCTGCGAGGACTGTACGTTAGCTCCCTTCTTCCCCTCGACGAACCCCACCAGATTTGCTCATGTCCATCGCATCTTTGGCGCCAGTAACGTTTCCCGAATGCtccag CAAATTCCAGAGGAGCAACGAAGCGAAGCGGCGGACGCCATCGCCTTGGAGGCGTTCTGGAGGGTGCAGGATCCGGTGTACGGCAGCGCCGGAGTGATCTCTGCGCTGCAGACCGAGATCAGTGGGGCCCAGCGTGAGTTGGCCGAGACGCAAGCGCGCGTCGCTGTGTACGCTGCTCGGGCGCGGTCAGCAAATGCGCAAGTCTCGGCGGACGAGGAGCGCTTGGGCGACGGCGCAGGCGCAGGCGTTTACTTGCCGTCGAACCATCCGTAG
- the LOC121984677 gene encoding armadillo repeat-containing protein 7-like isoform X2, whose amino-acid sequence MFTNHKRQAERTGRSGTPRAQYLQELVSEFQKATNEESKERIVANLANFAYDPYNYEFLRQLNVLELFLDCITEPNEKLVEFGIGGICNSSVDPANAALIIQCDGVPLVIQCLSSPVRNTVSYALGALYYLCDHSSKKEILKPEVLEIIRRYAAAGSINLTLSNLANAFLQKHVNQ is encoded by the exons ATGTTTACCAATCACAAGCGACAGGCGGAGAGGACAGGGAGGTCCGGTACTCCTCGAGCTCAATATCTCCAG GAGCTTGTGTCAGAGTTCCAGAAGGCAACAAATGAAG AATCAAAAGAGAGAATTGTGGCCAATTTGGCTAACTTTGCCTATGATCCTTACAATTATGAATTTCTGCGCCAG CTTAATGTTTTGGAACTATTCCTGGACTGCATTACAGAGCCAAATGAAAAACTTGTTGAATTTGGCATTGGTGGGATCTGCAACTCTTCTGTTG ATCCAGCAAATGCTGCATTGATCATTCAATGCGATGGAGTTCCTTTGGTGATACAGTGCTTATCTAGCCCGGTTAGAAACACT GTGTCCTATGCTCTTGGAGCTCTCTACTATCTTTGCGATCATTCTTCTAAAAAGGAGATCTTGAAACCAGAGGTACTGGAAATAATCCGAAGGTATGCAGCAGCCGGATCTATCAACCTCACGTTGAGCAATTTGGCAAATGCCTTTTTGCAGAAACATGTAAACCAATGA
- the LOC121984677 gene encoding armadillo repeat-containing protein 7-like isoform X1, with protein MFTNHKRQAERTGRSGTPRAQYLQELVSEFQKATNEESKERIVANLANFAYDPYNYEFLRQVRYQHIYLSWYLILSLMSIHLWKQLNVLELFLDCITEPNEKLVEFGIGGICNSSVDPANAALIIQCDGVPLVIQCLSSPVRNTVSYALGALYYLCDHSSKKEILKPEVLEIIRRYAAAGSINLTLSNLANAFLQKHVNQ; from the exons ATGTTTACCAATCACAAGCGACAGGCGGAGAGGACAGGGAGGTCCGGTACTCCTCGAGCTCAATATCTCCAG GAGCTTGTGTCAGAGTTCCAGAAGGCAACAAATGAAG AATCAAAAGAGAGAATTGTGGCCAATTTGGCTAACTTTGCCTATGATCCTTACAATTATGAATTTCTGCGCCAGGTACGGTATCAGCATATTTACTTGTCATGGTACCTTATTCTATCATTAATGTCAATTCATTTGTGGAAGCAGCTTAATGTTTTGGAACTATTCCTGGACTGCATTACAGAGCCAAATGAAAAACTTGTTGAATTTGGCATTGGTGGGATCTGCAACTCTTCTGTTG ATCCAGCAAATGCTGCATTGATCATTCAATGCGATGGAGTTCCTTTGGTGATACAGTGCTTATCTAGCCCGGTTAGAAACACT GTGTCCTATGCTCTTGGAGCTCTCTACTATCTTTGCGATCATTCTTCTAAAAAGGAGATCTTGAAACCAGAGGTACTGGAAATAATCCGAAGGTATGCAGCAGCCGGATCTATCAACCTCACGTTGAGCAATTTGGCAAATGCCTTTTTGCAGAAACATGTAAACCAATGA
- the LOC121984679 gene encoding histidine--tRNA ligase, cytoplasmic-like: MASALANSTVTIGGKGSSVSPSAVYAVSRGVSSVSIDAAAFEKLSQSKRPSPVERAQDDPLTPLLLTAEESRAALVVLLNKLVLCDAAIRPGLLSLIVDTLNLASGHERINFCSASGFVTSIAFMNARNPDEILVGREEIGVFESSCAASVAICAILDCCSSALMKVVDAVAALSCEAARADVSALDLFSSGDGFSMKDEIDVASDMKTLLFGSKLVGQNDSSFFSEITTVNGSFREAVRLLHVRTRVELNSSTKVKKSKVIANQGKEKAFIASVLPLAMSIQSLSESSLGRAKSSINLISDSSLRSKVVEVFEKSCPNLDGLRDQFHSVTENAASGSNYVRVLQSVYCLLVKFRDILAWEAVLALFSLEIDDSIERAQVDSLKDNKPDGDIAKGEKKIDKRKKKTLGKGTSSIRQLLRDSALCKLSTENVSMLVEWASDLSKYFDPMDTRLDILLSKVKEIVESNEVRRLPKIPKGTRDFGKEQMAIRERAFSIITGVFKMHGAVALDTPVFELRETLMGKYGEDSKLIYDLADQGGELCSLRYDLTVPFARYLAMNNINALKRYQIAKVYRRDNPSKGRYREFYQCDFDIAGQYETMEPDFEVIKVLTELLDQLDIGSYEIKLNHRKLLDGMLDICGVPSEKFRTVCSSIDKLDKQPFEQIKKELVEEKGLSTEIADKIGSFVKRRGPPLEILSELKREGSQFLENAGSIVALNELEILFKALEKAKCSNRVVFDLSLARGLDYYTGVIYEAVFKGATQVGSIAAGGRYDNLVGMFSGKQVPAVGVSLGIERVFTLMEQLEKDRNQVIRATETQVLVAILGKDLTLAAEIVSELWNAKIKAEFSLTKRVMNHINRAKQSGIPWMVLVGESEITSGIYKLKNIEANQEEEIPRERIVEELRIRLGII, encoded by the exons ATGGCTTCTGCGTTAGCAAACTCCACCGTCACTATCGGCGGAAAGGGTTCCTCCGTCTCGCCTTCGGCCGTATACGCCGTCTCTCGTGGCGTATCCTCCGTCAGTATCGACGCCGCCGCCTTTGAGAAGCTCTCCCAATCCAAGCGGCCTTCTCCGGTGGAACGTGCTCAGGATGATCCTTTGACACCCCTGTTGTTGACTGCGGAGGAGTCTCGCGCTGCCCTCGTCGTTCTTCTCAATAAGCTCGTCCTCTGCGACGCCGCTATCCGCCCCGGCCTTCTGTCTCTCATCGTGGACACGCTAAATCTTGCGTCAGGCCACGAAAGAATCAATTTTTGTTCGGCTTCAGGGTTTGTGACCTCGATCGCCTTCATGAATGCGAGGAATCCTGACGAGATTCTAGTCGGCCGGGAAGAGATTGGTGTTTTCGAGTCTTCGTGTGCTGCATCGGTTGCGATCTGCGCTATCTTGGACTGCTGCTCATCTGCTCTGATGAAGGTCGTTGATGCCGTGGCAGCTTTGTCTTGCGAAGCTGCTCGCGCTGATGTCTCTGCGTTAGATTTATTTAGCTCAGGAGATGGATTCTCCATGAAGGATGAGATCGATGTGGCAAGCGACATGAAGACGTTGCTGTTTGGGTCGAAGCTTGTGGGGCAGAATGATTCGTCGTTCTTCAGTGAGATTACTACCGTCAATGGTAGCTTCAGGGAGGCTGTCAGGTTACTCCATGTCCGAACACGGGTTGAGTTGAACTCCAGTACTAAGGTCAAGAAGTCAAAGGTTATTGCAAATCAAGGAAAAGAGAAAGCTTTTATTGCATCAGTCTTGCCACTAGCAATGTCAATTCAGTCCTTGAGTGAGAGTAGCTTGGGTCGAGCTAAATCTTCTATTAATCTTATCAGTGATAGTAGCTTGCGATCTAAGGTGGTTGAGGTTTTTGAGAAATCGTGCCCGAACTTGGATGGTCTGAGAGATCAATTTCACTCAGTTACAGAAAATGCTGCCTCTGGATCAAATTATGTGCGTGTTCTTCAATCTGTGTATTGTCTTTTGGTTAAATTTAGGGACATTCTTGCTTGGGAAGCAGTTTTGGCTTTGTTTTCCCTAGAAATAGATGACTCGATTGAGAGAGCTCAAGTGGATTCTTTGAAGGACAACAAACCGGATGGAGAtattgcaaaaggagagaagaagattgacaagagaaaaaagaaaacatTAGGCAAAGGGACTTCTTCCATAAGGCAGCTTCTTAGAGACAGTGCTTTGTGCAAACTTTCTACTGAAAATGTTTCAATGTTGGTTGAGTGGGCATCTGATCTGTCAAAATATTTCGATCCCATGGACACTAGACTAGATATTCTATTGTCAAAGGTTAAGGAAATAGTTGAGAGCAATGAAGTCAGGAGACTTCCTAAGATTCCTAAG GGGACACGAGATTTTGGGAAGGAACAAATGGCTATTAGAGAGCGTGCTTTCTCCATTATTACAGGTGTTTTTAAGATGCATGGTGCTGTTGCCCTTGATACTCCTGTATTTGAGTTAAGGGAGACTCTCATGGGTAAGTATGGAGAGGATTCGAAGCTGATATATGATCTTGCTGACCAG GGTGGTGAGCTCTGTTCTCTGAGATATGATTTAACTGTTCCATTTGCAAGATACTTGGCCATGAATAATATCAATGCACTGAAACGGTACCAAATAGCTAAAGTATACAGAAGGGATAACCCATCAAAGGGAAGATATCGTGAATTCTATCAATGTGATTTTGATATTGCTGGCCAATATGAAACAATGGAACCTGATTTCGAGGTTATCAAAGTTTTGACTGAACTGTTGGATCAACTTGACATTGGCAGCTATGAG ATTAAGTTGAATCACCGAAAGTTGCTGGATGGGATGTTGGACATCTGTGGAGTGCCCTCAGAAAAATTTAGAACAGTTTGCTCAAGCATTGATAAATTGGACAAGCAACCATTTGAACAGATTAAAAAGGAATTG gtaGAAGAGAAGGGTTTATCGACTGAAATTGCAGATAAGATTGGTTCTTTTGTGAAGAGAAGAGGGCCACCACTTGAAATTCTATCAGAACTGAAAAGAGAGGGTAGTCAATTTTTGGAGAACGCTGGTTCAATTGTTGCACTAAATGAGTTGGAGATTTTATTCAAAGCTCTTGAAAAAGCAAAGTGTTCAAACCGAGTGGTGTTTGACTTGAGCCTTGCAAGAGGCCTTGATTATTATACTGGAGTCATATATGAAGCAGTTTTTAAAGGAGCTACACAG GTTGGGTCTATTGCAGCTGGGGGACGATACGATAATCTGGTAGGGATGTTCAGTGGAAAGCAGGTTCCTGCAGTAGGTGTGAGTCTCGGAATCGAGAGAGTCTTTACACTAATGGAGCAACTTGAAAAAGACAGAAATCAG gtgaTTCGTGCCACCGAGACACAAGTTTTGGTGGCCATTCTAGGGAAGGATCTCACACTGGCTGCAGAGATTGTGAGTGAACTGTGGAATGCAAAAATTAAAGCAGAATTCAGCCTCACCAAACGAGTAATGAATCATATTAATCGCGCAAAGCAATCGGGAATACCCTGGATGGTCCTTGTGGGAGAGTCCGAGATAACCAGCGGCATTTATAAGCTAAAGAACATCGAAGCCAACCAAGAGGAGGAGATTCCAAGAGAAAGAATTGTTGAGGAGCTCCGTATAAGGCTCGGTATCATCTGA